The DNA region AGTATGTCTCCATCAATTACAGGTAAAAATGTAGAGTGCACCAGTTTCCGTTTTAcattaaaaagagaaacaagTCTTGTTTCTATTATGAAATCCCAATATCAGCTTCAGCTTTTTAACGACATACTGAATGTGCTTTTGAGAAGACAAGTGGTCATCAATTAAGAACCCTAGATATTTAAAAGAAGAGACCAACTCTATTTGATGACCATTTTTTGTGACAATCATTTCTGATCGAGTTGATCTTGCCATGAATTTGGAGTGTAGATCTTCAGCAGGTCATAAAAggccagtggtggaaagtaactaagtacatttactcaagtacaaattTCAAGTATTTCTACTCAAGTCTTgatgaaaaatgttaatttctaCTTCTTACTAAATGTTTTGCTCAAAATATAACATCCAACAGTATACAAGTACAGCTGAAAAACTTTGttaatcaattaaaaaataattggcaactattttgataatcatagTCATTTTACctgcaaaaacatttaatgaTGCAGCTTGTGAGGATGTTAtgattttctgtttaattttgcgaaaatgtttaatttaattgtattaGTTTTGGTATCTGTACacttggttggacaaaacaagcattgTGATAGTGTCACTCTGAGCTGTGGCACTTCTCactattttcaacattttcaactgatgaaaagagaaaatacaaTTTCAAGTTCAAGGAATGCGTTAAAAACATTCACTATACcagttttaacacacacacacacacacacacacacacacacacacacacacacacacacacctcagcatACTTCAGTGTTAAAGGCTTTTACTTTTACACAGCTGCTTACTGTGGATAATAACCTCAGGTCAGCCTTAAAGGATAAcgtcggtatttttcaacctgggctctatttccccatgtatatgtgtgcgtatgattcatgggtacaaatcattctaaaattggttcagtattgagggaggcggatgcagccaggaatagcatattgtagcgaccctggggcagtggtgagtgtggtatgagtggagtcagctgtcagtcagtgttggagcagagaggaggagggctgccccgctgggtactgtaagtgagtatgtgtgtatgaagtgtgtgttacgctagaagagtcagaggacagagtcttttacgtgctaccccctggagtgttaccggagtttttggagtgctcaaataagcgcgcctttttcccaaacgcaagaacaggatgtcacgCAACACCccatacagctttcataggctgcctttgtcggacggcgagatgctgaagttgtggctagttgtgctaaggtaagggaaaggctagtatgctatttacagagatagcactggtgatctgaaccggtcagtggtgaaaaaaagcacttttaatgcgcaaacttatacgggactcatttgcccccgttaccgttttagctcgtttcgcggctcctggctgcatctgcctccctcaatactgaaccaattttagaacgagttgtaactatgaatcatacgcacacatacacatggggaaatagggcccaggttgaaaaatactgaagttgtcctttaaggactccttcaacaaaaacacaactctgTGTGCTTTAGAAAATGTGGCATTGAAACTGTGTGTCATTGACTTATAAACATTTGTTAAAGTTCCTTTTTGTAAATCCAACAGCATTAGCACTCTTTGACAAAAGAAACTCGCCTCCACTAAGATGTGCCTTAAGTGCTTCAGAAGGTTTCTTGAGGTGTGTAATTGCTACATATGTCGCGTAACCTCTGGTTCATTTGCCTCATTGGACTAAAAACAGGTTATTCATAGATTAACTTAGGTCATCAGTGAAGAGATCATTTACAAATTAGGTTCCACATTCAGAAAACGATAGCAATGCCaccccaaacactttcagtgagCGGGAATACTCGCCTTGACAGACTAACCTTGAAACACTGAACTTTGGATTTGTACTGGGGAACAGCGTAGCGACAGATTTAGTTATTTATTCACACCATCAAGGTAAAAGCAAGAAATGCATTCAAATATATTCTATTTAATTCCCATGCATGCTGTGCAGAATAATCATAATCCACAGCTCCTCTGCAAAGTCACTCCACCTTTCTTCTTTTGCCACGCAGGAACCAGCTGGGCCTGGGCCAGGTGCAAGACGAGTGGGGGGAGGAGGTCGCTGAGTGTCCTCCGTGACTGAGCCTTCATTGAGAACTATTTGTTATTGTTACTGTATATACCACTTGGTCTCGTTTAGGCTGTAACTTTAGGTGAAAAATTTGTAGAATGCTAACGATAGATGATGTTATACtttgttttgatattttgttggtttgaaGTTGTTATTAAGTCACCAAATCCAACGTCTTCCAAATGTCTCATGTCAGTGTCATCTATCATGTCAAAACCTGTTTACAAATCGTCATGATGTTATCTTCCATACAACGTGAAAGCCTACCattgttagacatttaaaatactgCCAACCCAATTTTCAACCAAAATTTTAAGTCTTTCCCAGGTACTATTGACATCCAATGCCAGGTGGGATAATCTAACAAATGTTGTTACTGTGTGGTGACTTCTCAACAGATGGTACCCGTGTGTCACTCAAAGCATCTACACCTGTAATTATGCTTAACTTTAAGCCTGGATAACATTGGAAAGggtgagttgtataaaaattctaaccctgtacagctgtcatgGACAAGGAAATTAGCTATGGGACCAAAACTGCTTTTGTACcaggatgtaaacatgtttatttcttctgtaaagtTGAGTATTTTCACACGGGTCTCTGTAGGGATTGACTAACttctagagccagcctcaactggttgttcaaaaaaacaaaacaaaacaaaaaaaacacagcattttttGGCACTCGCATGTTGACTTCATCTTTCAGgcctggaggttgccgcttggtatAAATACAAGTCCAAGTAATGTATGGCAACTAATGTGATGGAAGTTCATGTCTTGAATGTATAACATCATTAATTTTCATATACCTGCTGTCCTTTTTCCTGGCAAAGACAAGACGAGAGTAAGAACATCTGAACCCGGGATTTTATATTCATGAGATGGGTATCACATTGACACAGTCTTCTACCATCTCAAACAGGGCATGATGTGGGCCAGTACGTCGGGCCACCTCACTGGCCGTCTCCCCGCTGCTGCTGCGGAGCTCCGGCTTCAGGTGTCgctgagagaggaggagctcTAATGTGTGAGGAGAGTCTGTTCTGAAGGGGGTGGTGTTGGAAGCGGCCAGGTGTAGTGGCGTGAGCCCACCGTTGGTCTGGGCGTTCAGTTTAGCTCCATGTTGCAGGAGAAAACTCGCCACGGCAACGCGGCTCCACCGGCAGGCACTGTGAAGGGGCGTCCAGCCGTCAATGGTCCGAGGGTTAACCTTAGACCCGGCAGCGATCAAAGCGGAAACCACATCAACGTGGCCATTATACGCTGCACGATGCAGTGGTGTGTATCCGTCCTCATCACAGCAGTTCACCAGCAATGGGTCAGCAGTCAATAACCTGTGGATAGTTGAAACCTGGGAGGAAATTAAGACATACAGAGGTTTAGAAAACGACAAACTAATCATATATGATATGTTTTACTTGATTTAATAATCAGAATACAATTCCAATTCCAAAAACAAATTGGGACAGGGCAACAGACGACTGGGACAGTTGTGAAATGctaagaaaaaaacagtttggaaCATTGCACAGGTAAACTGGTGAATTCCTAGGTGATGTGGCCAAAAATGATATGATAAACATTTTTGATATGGGTCGATATTGATGATTATTGGTAATTTAATGACCTTTTCTTAATTATGACCAGGATGAAAAAAGGTTTAATTTGAccactttattttgaatttaaacACATTAATCATCCAAGCACAAGGGTTATCATTTTAATGTTAACAATGAAAAAATgtacacaaaacaaacatacattaAGGTTAAAAATGATCTCATGTtgaaaaagcaaagcaaaatcAAGTTGAAGATAAATTCACCTAACATTAGTAagatgcaataaataaataatttcttgcactcagtcaataaaatgttacaaaatgtTTGCAATGTAAAAGCATTTATCAAATGTAGCAATTGTGCTAGATtaatctttgcatcaaaataagacTTAAAATAAGGTTCCTCTGCTGCTGAATTTAAGACATCTTCCATGGATATGTATCCACTgcatgtatctttttttttttttttttttttttttttttttacagcggGCATGGTACTGTGACATGCTGCAGCATCACTGCTATAAATTTCTAAAAGTATATAAAGTTGATGCTGGACAAGGACACCAACACCAACAGGAATGCCCATCTGTGGTTGGAGCAATGAGGAAAGTTTTTTCATGGGCTGCTACGACAGGGTGACATAACAGCTTTTCAAAATTGAAGGCTGCTGTTATGTTAGGAAGCACTTGATTTGATATGCAGTGGATTTTATGAGTGGAGCACACATTtcaaatgttaatattttaGTTGATCATTTCATTGCAGCAAGCCAAAATCATGATGGTgattaatatttgattaattgtgcagccctgacGTAAACTGTAATGTTACTTACAAAATCAAATTCAACTTTGAGGTAGAGTGACCTTGCATCAATAAGATGCATTAGATAAACATTAAAGACATTTCTGAACTtagtaaattaaatgtttgcagTGTTTTGTAAATGTAGAAAATCTGAGTAAACTCTGAGGCAAATAAACCTAACATCTGTATGAtgtgacaaatataaaaacctcttaaactcagtaaacaaaattaaatcaaatgtaaACTAATGTAACTTAGAAAATTGTATTTGACTTCATGTGGCCCAACATCAAGATGTACAGTactaaaaacattaaaagaaaatgacTTCTCAGAGCAGTACACAAACATGATATAACTCTCGAGAACTTCACAATTATTCACAGCTTCATTTCAAATTGTGAGCAGTGAAGACAGGTTTGTTCACCGTCTCTGGTTTAACGCTGCACTGTCAGATGGAATGCTGGTGGTCTGGATGCACAAATATTTCTTTGCAAGTTGGCTCTCTCTTTTGAAGTTGTACTCATGTAGCCTCCACCACTCCAGGGGTTCAGACTCCCTGTCTGCATCAGGACATATCAGGTAGCTTCCCAGCTTGCCATCTACTTTCTACCTTTCGGTGAGAGGCGACGCATCTCCATTGAGGGTTTGCTTTTTGAAGAAACTACCCAGAGATTTTCTTTGCTTCTTCATAACCAGTGGCAGACTTGgtgcagcagcaccaccaccaccacctctgcaCCTGCTCCCTCTGTTCCAAATGAAGCCTCTGCCTGGGATTGGCTGTAGTCATCATCCATCGTTTCAGACAATGCCATTGTTTCAATGGCTTCTATCTTGTCTGGTTTGATGTACAGAGCCTTGAATCTTGGACAGACATAACAAGCAGATCATCAGTGACTCCAGAAAGGGAATCTGTGAATCCCGGTAGAAAACACAGAGCTTCATCCATAGACTAAACGACATGAATGTTTTGCCACATTGGCACCAGGGGCCCGTTGCACAAAAGTAGGATTCAGACATCCAGAATAAATGACTGAGCTGGGTTCAACAAATCCAAAACAAGAGCGTCCAGGCTTTACTGGTTGCACAATGACCAAGCCAGGATGAGCAGACACGGATTCATCAAGCCAGGTGAAACCAATCCTGGATCAGTGCACGCACGCAGCTTCCTCAAATAGACCCCGCCATCGATCACAGATTCaccgattcaccatggcaacaagagCGGCGTACTTTTCCCCGTCGGAGGCAGAAATCCTCATGGAGGCTTATGAAGAGGTAAAGGACCAAATCATAAAGAAAGGCAACACCGCCACAGTTATAAAACAACGAGAGAAAGCGTGGCAAAGTTGCAGACCGCCTGAATGCGTACGTAGTGCACAAATACACTCACTGCTCTGCTGAAACCATCAATTAAAATCCAAATAGTTAATTAACATCTCCGAAAACATAGTTGTACTCTGATTATGAATCAGTTGAAATTGTAACTGAAATTGACTGCAGATGTGAGTGAAATTGTGTAAATGTAACTCCATCAGACTGTATAACTCTTTGATAAAGAGATGAGCTCACTGACTTGattgaatttccctttgggataaataaagttcctcTTATCCtaccttatcttatcttatctttgtTCCTCAtgctcctctgctgtttcattatATGTatgcaactgtgtgtgtgtgtgtgtgtgtgtgtgtgtgcatgcatgtgcatgCTGATTGATcataagaatatatatatatatatatatatatatatatatatatatatatatatatatatatatatatatatatatacacacacacacatatacacacacacacactatatatatatatatatatatatatatatatatatatatatatatatatatgtaaaaatatcCCCCGATTTTGTGAATAGGAAATCCTTTCACAGCATTAATGTTCAGGTGTACATGACATTTTGATATTGTCGATCAATGAACACTGTGCATTGCTTGTGATGTGCATTGATTGGTTTAATAGTCTTCATCTTAGAATTTCAGATGGTCTGCAATGCTGACTATCTGATCAGCAATGTTGTGGCAAAGTGGCCCGGGTCAGTCCATGACTCCCGAGTCTTTCGGACCTCTGGAATCTATCGGCACCTATCACAAGGTGAGCCACACAACCTCTGTTAATAACCACTTTTTACATCATGGCTGTGTCAAGAATGCCACTCTATTTATGAGGTTGTGATGATGAGATTTTGTATTGACAGGTGAATTCTCTGGTGTGTTGCTGGGGGCCTTTTCTCCTCACACCATACACAGACCCTCAGGAAGCACAGCAGGCCTATAATCATGCCCATGCCAGGACAAGGGCCAGGATCGAAATGACCTTTGGCCTCCTGAAGGCACGCTTTCACTGTCTTCACCACTTAAGCGTCAGCCCTTTGAGGgcatgtgacatcactgtggcctGCTTGAGGAAGGAGATCCTGCCATCTTCCCTGATGATGACAGTGGTCGGCTGGTCAGGGACCAAtatgtgttaaattattttagttAACATGCATGCTTTAAATTTCAGTTAAATATGTCCTGCAGTGGCAAaggaatttgtgtttttgtttttaattcaatttaaactGATTTGGCATCTTATGTTGTTTATGCTGTATACTGTGTGTATACAAGCTTGCAGGGAGGCTACTGCATCCATTCATTTGTCTGTTCATTTGCTGTGTATGGATTTGTCCTGCATTTACTTCAGTGTGCAGACATGTGGGGTGTATCATATACAGACCtttgaatgtgtatttattcttgTGTTGTGTAATATGCTTTGATTCCGTGCTTTCTATCTTGTACAATCACTGTGTGACTTCAGTTTTGAAAGGAGCTGATGGTTTACTTGCTTTGATTTATCCTTATTCAATAAAGGAACATCATGTTACTCTTTgatgtgtatttatgtttatatgggatgtgtatatatatatatatatatatatatatatagtctatGGGAAACTGTAAATTATCTAATGATTGCAAAATCATCTAAAATCATCATTTATCTAAAATGATtacaattaattgattgattattgattcacaaatgtttaaataatgacaGTGGGTCTGGTTGAATGTGATAACAATGTGCAGTGGGCAGTGGAATAACTATTGGTTTCCGTTTGTGGTGACTGCTGACTGAGATAAGGGATGAGATTAAACAGATCCTGGAACTTAGCCTGGTCTGGAGCAGGCTAGCTCcacagaataaatctccatggtaa from Epinephelus fuscoguttatus linkage group LG3, E.fuscoguttatus.final_Chr_v1 includes:
- the ankrd49 gene encoding ankyrin repeat domain-containing protein 49, with the translated sequence MEFPEDFNQLELLNSHGHLIPRGASSLWTGSKDEEEEGDEEEGDRSEEWYLEKEESLKHQPKVLLLWAAENNRVSTIHRLLTADPLLVNCCDEDGYTPLHRAAYNGHVDVVSALIAAGSKVNPRTIDGWTPLHSACRWSRVAVASFLLQHGAKLNAQTNGGLTPLHLAASNTTPFRTDSPHTLELLLSQRHLKPELRSSSGETASEVARRTGPHHALFEMVEDCVNVIPIS